In the Cytophagales bacterium genome, GACTTACAATACCACCTGTAAAGCAGGTTAAAGAGACCATCTCTATATAAGACAACACAATGAGTATCTGATAGGTGAGATAATGTTTATTGTGGAACCTGTAAAGCAATATGTTGGCAATAATACAGACAATATAAATACCAGATATGATAACTAAGGGGTGCCTTACCTCAAATACCTGCCACGTTATTAACAATACAATAGTAAAAAAAAGAGCTATCGTATAGGTTACGATTTTAGTTACTAATGTTTGTCGTGCAAGCAGTTCATTAAAGACCGGTTTTTGTTTTTTTACCACGGTATTTGTCTTCTTTTTTTTAACCACGAATTACACAAATTAAATTAGTGTAATTCGTGGTTTCATTATCCAGTATCCAGTTCCCAGCTCACAGCACCGAAATTTTCCTGACAATCTTTGTCCCATCCAAACCGGGGCTATTTCCCTTTAAAGACCTGATCTCTGCAAAATACATCCCTTTTCCAAAATCACTAACATTGATGTTTATCTGATCTTTAAATTCGGCATTAAATATCTTCTGCCCTAAAACATTAATTACCGATACCTCATAGCTGCCGTTCCGGTTCATATAAATTGAAATATTGTCCGTTGAAGGGTTGGGATAGATCAGCGCATCTAATTTTATTTTAATTGCAGTGGTTTCTTCATCTATGGAAGTTACGCTAT is a window encoding:
- a CDS encoding T9SS type A sorting domain-containing protein encodes the protein QFTNINIGQVYEYKFKMMPIAYTWAEDHKIKILITSSNFTRFQVNPNLPIEDGDFFRRKPGDGQTYVFNGAAMSPRTAVQRISFSDIYPTNIDLPVYFNSVTSIDEETTAIKIKLDALIYPNPSTDNISIYMNRNGSYEVSVINVLGQKIFNAEFKDQININVSDFGKGMYFAEIRSLKGNSPGLDGTKIVRKISVL